The DNA sequence GATCGTTGGGACCCTGAGTTCCAGGAAGCTTACACCATATATGCTTTTGCGGACAGTGATGGTTTGCTTCGTCAAGAACAACAAACCGCAGAAGTTACCTCGGCGGCAGATCAGGCTGCTATGGTGCAGTGGTTGGTTTCGGGTAAACCCAATATTGATCCTTTCGGGCGGGTTTTTGAAAATTATTACCCCAAGACCATAGCTGCAGGCATGGGAGGAGCGTATCAAAGTGTTCCCGATGGAGTTGCCCCTCAGCAGGTTGTTTATGATGAGCTGGATCGCCCGGTGAAGGTCATTGACCCTGCGGGGAATGAGTACACCATGAGTTATGGTTTTGGCACCACCCCCAGCGGCGTTAGTTGCCAACAAACGAGCATGATCGACCCGCTGGGCGGAACGTACCTTCTCCTGGAGGATAGCCGCAATCGACTCCTGGCCGAAGCGCAACCCGGTCCCAACGGGCCAGTGTGGACCAGCTACACCTACCGCGCTACGGGTGAGCGTAGTACCGTAGTAGATGCTGCCGGGAATAGTACCACTTATGAATATGATCTACTGGGCAGACTTACTGACTTGCAACACCCCGACGCGGGAGATTATGCCTACACTTATGATGCTGCTGGGAATTTACTGACCAAGACAACGCCAGCCATCAACGCGCGGGAAATTGAGGATGCGGCCATTCGCTATTATTACGATTACGACCGCCTGTTGCGTATTGATTATCCTTTTAATCCTCAAAACCAAGTGCGATATACTTGGGGCGACACTTCTGCGACGGATTACCGCAATGGCCGCGTTTATTTGGTCGAAGATGCTAGTGGAGCCCAAGAGGTGTGGTACAACCAGGTAGGAGCAATTCGCAAAGTGGTGCGTACCATGATCGTGAATGAAGTGCAGCAACCGACCTTCGTGAGCGAGTATGAGTACGACGCTTGGGGTCGCCTCAAGCAAGCTTATTACCCCGACGGAGAAATGATCACTTATACCTTTGATCGCAGTGGCAATGTACGTAGCCTCCGTGGCGAGAAAGAGGGGCGGCTCTATGAGTATGTCACCGACTGCCGTTACGACAAATTTGGGGATCGCTTGTTGTTGGCTTATGCTAATGAGGTAGAGCTGACAATGGGCAAGGATGCTCCCACGGGCTTGATCAACTCCTTTAAGAGCCGCCTGCCCGGAAGTGCACTGAGCATGGACGAGCAATATACCTACGACCCTTTAGGAAACTTGAAGACACTGCTGGACAACACCGCACCCAACGAAAACACCGGCGCCCGGCGCCAGCAGCACCAATACGCCTACGACACCGCCTCGCGCCTGGAAAGCGCTACTGGAAGCTGGGAGTCTCCAGCGGGAACGACCAGCTTTAACCAGCAATGGGCTTACGATGAACTGGATAATCCGCTGCTACACACGCTGGAAGTGCTGGATGCTCGCTCATCACCCGCAGATACCGTGGTGTCGGATCAGTTGTATGCCTACGAAAGCGATCGCCCCCATTTTGCCACCCAGCTGGGCCCCTGGGCCCGAGTAGCCAGCCCTGATGGTCACCTGCAAGAAGCCAACCAGGAAGAGTCGTTTCAATTGACGCAATACGATGAAGAAGGACGCCTTACCGCTTTTGCTCAGGATGGTTACATCAGTCGTTATGCCTACGCTGCGGATGGGAGTCGGGCGATTAAGAGCCACGGACCAGGAGCAGGTGTCTTCCTCAATGCAACACCGCTGGGGGGGATCAATCACGCTGCCAATAATTACACCCTTTACGTAAGCCCATTGTTGGAGATTACCGCCGATAGCTTTGTGAAGCATTACTACCTGGAAGACCTGCGAGTGCTGACCAAAAAAGGCACGGGGTACTTCGCCAGCGACCTCTTGCCTCCGGCCCAGCAAATTACTGCCGGTAATATTGATCTCGCTGATCGCTTGCGCCGACTTCGGGAATTGCTGTTGAACTTTACGGAAGATCTGGGCTTGCCTCCTGGGCATCCTTCTCTGCCATTTTATTATCTTGACAATGGTGAAGATGCCAGCATCCTCCCTCAACCAGAGAACAATGATCCTCGGATTTTGCCGCCTCCTGGCTGGCCAGCACCCGCCGGTCCACCCGATCCCAATGGCCCTCCCGGACACCCGGTGTGGTACGCTGAGCCCGCCTCGCCTGATAATGTAGAGGCCGGGTATGGTTATACCAATCCTTTCCGTACACCAGAGTTGGAGTTGTTCTATTACCACCATAACCCTCAAGGCGATGTTGTGCAGGTGAGCAACAACGACGGTCAGCTTATTGCTCAGCAAACTTATCTGCCCTACGGTGATTTCCTGGTTGCCGAAGGCATGGAACAGCTGCCGGTATGGCAAGCTTTTCGGGGGCGTGTTTACGAAGAAGAAACTGGTTTGTACTACTTAGACGGAAGATATTACGACGCAAGGACCGGAATGTGGTTAATGGTCAACCAAGAACAAGCTACCCAGTCATCGTACTTGTATGCGCAAGGCCGTTTGTATCATCAGAAAACGCTCAAAAATACACTGCTAAAGGTGCAGGATGCTGAAGAAATTGGTGAGTTAGCATCCCCGGTAATTGATCAATCTTTGGCCAATGATGGCGGTGATTTTGTGAGTGCCAATTTCACCTTCGCTGGTGGACCAGTAGGCAGCGATGTAACCGTAAGTTTTGCTGATGATAGTCCGTCATCTGGTAAGAAAAATGGTAGCGCTAAAACCGCCACTTCGCCCGAAGGAGGCAGTGGTGGTGAAGGCGGAGTGGTACGGAATAAAAGCTTATTGGCCCTAAGGCGTCAGTTTCAGCAAAATCGTGAGACGGGAGAAAAGGAAAATACAGCTACACCTTCGCCAGTAGCAACAGCACCTACGCAGAAGCAACTCAATCGCCGCTTCGTGATTCGTCCAGGAGATTACGCAGGTTTACGCGTAGTCGGAAATCGCTACGTACCTCTCGGACCAGACATCGATCGAAAAACGGTACGCCGTTACCGCCGAGTGGTAAAAGAATTAAAGACCAGGTTCCGGACGGATCGCTAATGCTCAGGCGAGTTGATGTGAGAAACCGTTGGTGGTGTAGGAAAATATTAGTCACATTGTAACCTTTAAAGCGCTAGCCACGTAAACAACACCAAGTGAACATGACCTTTTTTAAACCCAGATCAGTGCTTAGGCAGTTGATCTGGGTTCTTTTTTTACTGCTACTAATCTTCGTCGATAATGGCATCATCGATGATTTCATCACCATCACCATCTATATCGTCAAAGCCAGCGGCTTTGCCACTGCGCTTGCTGGCTTCGTGATCGGGGTTGGTGCCGATGGTGATGTCTTTACCACCTTTATTGTGGTAATCTCCTTGCGCAAAACGTTCTGCGCGGGCAAAGAAGTCATCCTTGCCATCAAGTAAAGTCTCTTTAGTGTTTTTTACGGCATTGTCTGCACGTTCCTGTGCCTGCCGAGCTAGCTCTTCGGCTCTCTGCTGAGCATCTTGCAGGCTTTCCCGGTCAGCAGCATCCTGGGCGCGCTCTACCATGTCGGCGGCTTTGTTGGCCAAATCTCCTCCCAGCTCTTTGGCTTTACCAAAAATTTTACTGCCCACCTCCAATACTTTTTCTCCGACATCTTCCGACAGGTCCATTACCTTTTTGCCTGCTTCTCCGGCAGCATCCAAGGCTTTCGCGCCAGCTTTCGCAGCGGCATCTAAGGCCTGGTCGCCAGCTTGTGCCATCGCACTGGGGGCTTTGGGCGGGTCAGCTACATCATCTTCAAAGTCGATTGGCCCAGTCGCTGCTCGCGGAGCAACGGGTGCTTCGGCATTGAAATCCAAGGTGTCATCTTCTGTTTCAGGTTCTTTATCAGCAAGCCAGTTTTCGGCTTTTGATTTCAATTCACGACCTTTTTCCATGGCGTGTTGGGTCTCCTCCCATACGCGGTCGGTTACGTCATGAAGGGTCTCCTTGGCTTTCGCTCTGGCTTCAGCGGTGTTCTCCAGGATTTCTTCGCTGAGTTCGCTGGCTTTATGGCTAGCTTTCTCGTAGAGTTCACTTCCTTTTTCGGACAACTCTTCGCCTGCTTCTTTGGCCGCTTCAGCTGCTTTGTCAGCTGCTGATTTAGCAATGGCCTTAGCACCAAAGAAGATGCGCTTCAAATCATCTTTCAAGCTCATAAGGTGAAAATTTAGATTAGTTCAGGTAACAAGATAGCGATTTTTTCAGGGCAGGGCAGGTATGGAGCGAAAACTTCAAAAAAAATTAAACTTGGATTACCTCTCTAAATACCACTTGGAATTCGGTAAAATATTCACTTTCAGATAGGCATTCTTGGGCAATCATAAAGCACCATATTTTGTACCCTCAAAAAGAGTTCATAGCGAAAGCCTTTAAAGTAAAAAAGTAATAAAAATTTTGCAACTGATATTAAACAACTGTAATTTTGCAATGTTATTTGGATGATACCCATGAATATTTAAAAACATTTGGAACAAACACTGTTCTAATCTAATTGAATAACGATCATGCTACAGCGATTAAGTAACCCCAAATCCGTTTTTGCGTGGTGGATGGTCTTAGGGCTTCTTTTAGGACTTTATTTTGCCCAACTCATCGGCAGTTTCACCGTTGGTTTACCCATGGGAATTGTACTGAGTTTGCTGGTAGGCAAAGCCACCTATCGCATTAGTCGCGGCCTCACGCGGTCAATGCGATAAAGAACCGATCAGGAAAGTTTCTTACCGAGTTCTTTCCTGTTTCTATCAGATTTTCCGCCGCCGGATGGTGCCTAAGGAACAGCACGAAAATAAAAAGCGATTTTGTTTTTCAAATAGTTGAATAAGCGCTTCATTTAAAGCGTTTTAACTATTTGGAAAACCTGAGAAAAATCGCAGTTTATTTTCTGCGCAATACTAAGTGCATTATCCGGCGGCTTTTTTATGGAGTAATCCCAAGGTCCCTGCGCTTGTTGATGTGGCCTCTCCAAAAGGGGATATGGGAATCCCTTTGATCTGGTACAAAACTAAGCGCATTCAAAATCAATTCAACGCCGCGTCTCTGAACCCTACAACCCTTACACTTTTACACCCTTACACCCTTACACTTTTACCCCCTTCCTCCAAACCCGCTTCGCGGTTAGCCGCCCTTGTTGGTATAAAATTTCGCGATGATCCTTGGTGGGAAAGGCTACAATATCGGCCAGGTAAGTAGGGGCCAATACACCCCGATCGGTGAGACCCAGTGCGCGTGCGGCTCTGTGGGTAATGCCAGCAAAGACCTCGGCGGTGCTCAATTTCTCAAAAGCGGCTAGTATCGAGGCTTGTACTAGCAAGTTCCCTTGTGGAGCGCTTCCCGGGTTCCAGTCGCTCGCGATGGCCATGGCGCAGCCTGCGTCCAGCAAACGTCGGGCTGGAGCCCAGGGACAACCCAGTCCAATGGTTGCTCCTGGCAACACCACGGGAATGGTCGTACTTTGAGCCAATCGCTCTATTTCGGTGGCGTCTGATACCTCCAAGTGGTCCACACTGAGCGCTTCTACGGCTACCGCTACTTCCGAACCACCGGTTGTAAACTGGTCACCATGTACGGTGATTGCAAAACCTTCGGCTTTTAGTGCGCGTAGGTAGCCCAAGGCTTGGGAGGTCGTAAAAGCACTTTGCTCAATAAAAATGTCAAATCGCTTCGCCAAACCTTCTGCCTTGATAAGGGGCACAAGATCGCGGAGAATGGTCTGCAAATATTCATCGGCTGTGCCATCAAAATCCCGAGGCAGCATGTGTGCGGCCAAGCAGGTAGCGATCACGTCGGCTTGGTGGACTTGTCCAGCGTCCTGAATGGCGCGTAGTTGTTTCAACTCTTCTTTGACTGAAAGGCCATAGCCACTCTTTACCTCTACGGTAGTGATACCCTGTTGCAAGAGGTAATCCAGGCGTTCCAGGGTCAAGTTGGTGAGTTGTTCCTTGCTGGCGGCGCGTGTATGCTGTACCGTGCTCCATATACCGCCGCCAGCTTTGGCTATCTCCAGATACGAAACGCCGGCATTTCGTGCGGCAAAGTCCATGGCCCTACTCCCTCCGTAACAGATGTGGGTATGGGCATCCACCAGGCCGGGCATAGCTACCAGGTCTTCCGTGATCTCGTCTACAATGGCATCCGGATGGTCCAGTCGCAATTGGGCAAAAGTGCCTGTTGCCAATACTTTTCCATCTGCGACCAGCACGCCTCCTTCTGCAATTACCTCCATCTGGTCATCACGAATCGCTCCCCTTTCAGGAAGGTTATCCAAAGGTAAAAGCTGACGAAAAGGGCCGATTAACGTAGGCATAATGTAAATTGTGATTGATATTCGACCCTGTCCGACTAGCCAGCGGGCTCCTCTAAGGTCGTATTAATTCTGAAAAAATTGTTCTACCGTTTTATGACTTCTCGAGGCCAAGATGCTCCTTTTCTGATCTTGTGCTCTCGCTGCCCCAATCGTACCAGTGCGATCATACGATTAGGTCGCCTTGCTCCACAAGTCGGAAGTGGTAGATGGGAATTCGGAATTTTTAAAACGCACCCCGCACCCAAAAAGGTGTAAAAGACGGAAAAGTGTAAGTGTAAAGGTTGGCCCATCAACCATCAACCATCAACCATCAACCATCAACCCCTCCAACAACTCATCATCTACCAATTGAGCAAGGGTGACTTTCAGGCCTGGCGTCCTTTCCATCTCTCGCTGGATCGCTTGGATGGAACCTTCGTTTCTAGCCCAGCTTCGACGAGCGATGCCGTTGTTTACATCAAAAAACAGCATCCGCTGTAAGCGCACGGCGGCTGCATCGGAACCATCCAGTAGCATCCCGAAACCCCCATTGATCACCTCGCCCCAACCTACGCCACCACCATTGTGAATGGATACCCAGGTGGCACCCCGGAAGCTGTCACCAATGACGTTGTGAATGGCCATGTCGGCGGTGAATTTACTGCCGTCGTAGATGTTACTGGTTTCCCGATAAGGGGAGTCAGTGCCGCTCACATCGTGGTGGTCACGTCCCAGCACCACGGGGCCGCTAAGCTCACCATTGGCGATCGCCTCGTTGAAGGCCAACGCTATCTTGGCTCTCCCTTCCGCATCAGCGTAAAGAATCCGGGCCTGAGAGCCTACCACCAACTTATTGGTTTTGGCATTTTTTATCCAGTGGATATTATCTGCCAACTGCTGTTGAATTTCTGCGGGAGCAGTCGTTTTTATTTCTTCCAGCACCCTTGCAGCGATGGCATCCGTAAGGTCGAGGTCTTTTGCATTACCGGATGCACAGACCCAACGGAAAGGCCCGAATCCGTAATCAAAACACATGGGGCCCAAAATGTCCTGAACGTAGGAAGGGTACTTGAAGTCGATTCCGTTTTCAGCCATTACCTCGGCACCAGCACGGGAAGCCTCAAGCAGGAAGGCATTGCCATAATCAAAAAAGTAAGTTCCCCGGGCAGTATGTTGATTGACGGCTGTGGCATGCCGCCGCAGGGTTTCTTTAACGGCTACTTCAAAAGCTTCGGGGTCGTTGCGCATCAGCTCGTTGGCTTCTTCAAAGCTGTAACCCAAGGGGTAGTATCCTCCCGACCAGGGGTTGTGCAGCGAAGTCTGATCAGAGCCTAGCTGGATATGGATGTTCTCCGTGTAGAACCGTTCCCAAACCTCAACCACATTGCCAATGTAGGCAAAGGAAACCGTTGCTTTTTCAGCTTGAGCGGTTTTTACTTGCCGCACCAGTTCGTCTATGTCATCAATCAACACATCTACCCAACCTTGCTCATGGCGCTTGGTAGCGGCTTTGGGGTTGACTTCTGCGCAGATGGTGATGCAGCCCACGATGTTACCCGCCTTAGGTTGAGCGCCACTCATGCCTCCGAGGCCAGCCGTCAGGAAAATGTGGCCATGCGGAGTGGCTCCTGCGGGAAGGGTTTTTCTAAAAGCATTCATCACCGTGATGGTCGTACCGTGTACAATTCCCTGTGGGCCGATGTACATGTAAGAGCCAGCGGTCATCTGTCCGTACTGGGTGACACCCAGTGCATTGTAACGTTCCCAATCATCGGGTTTAGAATAGTTGGGAATCATCATGCCGTTGGTGACCACTACACGGGGAGCTTCTGGATGAGAAGGGAAGAGACCCATGGGGTGGCCCGAGTACATGTGCAGGGTTTGGTCGTCCGTCATTTGAGCGAGGTACTGCATGGTGAGCAGGTACTGGGCCCAGTTT is a window from the Lewinella sp. LCG006 genome containing:
- a CDS encoding urocanate hydratase, which codes for MLATSVNFQQQILSGIPAELPAPKPYPANANRAPKRKDILSAEEKKLAIRNALRYFPVDWHATLAPEFAEELKEYGRIYMYRFRPDYKMYARPIAEYPAKSQQAAAIMLMIQNNLDPAVAQHPNELITYGGNGAVFQNWAQYLLTMQYLAQMTDDQTLHMYSGHPMGLFPSHPEAPRVVVTNGMMIPNYSKPDDWERYNALGVTQYGQMTAGSYMYIGPQGIVHGTTITVMNAFRKTLPAGATPHGHIFLTAGLGGMSGAQPKAGNIVGCITICAEVNPKAATKRHEQGWVDVLIDDIDELVRQVKTAQAEKATVSFAYIGNVVEVWERFYTENIHIQLGSDQTSLHNPWSGGYYPLGYSFEEANELMRNDPEAFEVAVKETLRRHATAVNQHTARGTYFFDYGNAFLLEASRAGAEVMAENGIDFKYPSYVQDILGPMCFDYGFGPFRWVCASGNAKDLDLTDAIAARVLEEIKTTAPAEIQQQLADNIHWIKNAKTNKLVVGSQARILYADAEGRAKIALAFNEAIANGELSGPVVLGRDHHDVSGTDSPYRETSNIYDGSKFTADMAIHNVIGDSFRGATWVSIHNGGGVGWGEVINGGFGMLLDGSDAAAVRLQRMLFFDVNNGIARRSWARNEGSIQAIQREMERTPGLKVTLAQLVDDELLEGLMVDG
- the hutI gene encoding imidazolonepropionase, producing the protein MPTLIGPFRQLLPLDNLPERGAIRDDQMEVIAEGGVLVADGKVLATGTFAQLRLDHPDAIVDEITEDLVAMPGLVDAHTHICYGGSRAMDFAARNAGVSYLEIAKAGGGIWSTVQHTRAASKEQLTNLTLERLDYLLQQGITTVEVKSGYGLSVKEELKQLRAIQDAGQVHQADVIATCLAAHMLPRDFDGTADEYLQTILRDLVPLIKAEGLAKRFDIFIEQSAFTTSQALGYLRALKAEGFAITVHGDQFTTGGSEVAVAVEALSVDHLEVSDATEIERLAQSTTIPVVLPGATIGLGCPWAPARRLLDAGCAMAIASDWNPGSAPQGNLLVQASILAAFEKLSTAEVFAGITHRAARALGLTDRGVLAPTYLADIVAFPTKDHREILYQQGRLTAKRVWRKGVKV